In Salminus brasiliensis chromosome 24, fSalBra1.hap2, whole genome shotgun sequence, one genomic interval encodes:
- the LOC140547143 gene encoding CD48 antigen-like yields MFPEARITRALLLLLGCLLFTAGEEAVRLQELEGNTVTIHTGLTGVQNDTQILWFYGSEKADIKIVNSLVFRGEINTDYNRDRFRDRLQLDRSSGSLTIRNISREDSGVYKLQIIKGKTSDWSFRVKVYAPISKPDISNKPGSRSGNHRESCSPVCSVENREDVTLSWYEERERISSINRSDSSERLHLPLNRTFPNNYTYTCESANPVSHQTTQLNITELCSLNKDENRSTPTKPPVAVLISVGLTGIALLIISLLLFYKKKRKQSVSEDDDAEVNYAEVAAKKPEEVQNSKPEDNGDSVVYSSVRT; encoded by the exons ATGTTCCCAGAAGCCAGGATTACTCGAGCTCTGCTCCTCCTGCTTGGCT GTCTGCTGTTCACAGCTGGAGAAGAGGCTGTTAGACTGCAGGAGCTGGAGGGAAACACTGTAACCATCCATACTGGATTAACTGGAGTTCAGAATGATACTCAGATACTGTGGTTCTATGGATCTGAGAAAGCAGATATAAAGATAGTGAACAGTCTGGTCTTTAGAGGAGAGATTAATACAGACTATAACAGAGACAGATTCAGAGACAGACTGCAGCTGGACAGAAGCAGTGGATCTTTAACCATCAGAAACATCAGCAGAGAAGATTCTGGAGTTTATAAATTACAGATCATTAAAGGAAAAACCTCAGACTGGAGTTTTAGAGTTAAAGTCTATG CTCCAATATCAAAACCAGACATAAGTAATAAACCTGGAAGCCGCTCAGGAAATCACAGAGAGTCGTGTTCCCCTGTGTGTTCTGTGGAGAACAGGGAGGATGTGACTTTATCCTGgtatgaagagagagagagaatctccAGCATCAATAGATCAGATTCGAGTGAACGTCTTCATCTTCCTCTGAATAGAACCTTCCCGAACAACTACACTTACACCTGTGAGTCTGCTAATCCAGTCAGCCACCAAACAACCCAGCTCAACATTACAGAGCTCTGTTCTCTCAACAAAG aTGAGAATAGAAGCACACCCACAAAGCCACCGGTTGCTGTGCTGATATCTGTTGGATTGACTGGGATTGCTCTGTTAATAATATCATTACTCTTGTTctacaaaaagaagagaaagcaaTCCG TTTCTGAAGATGATGATGCTGAAGTGAATTACGCTGAAGTTGCAGCCAAGAAACCAGAGGAAGTCCAGAATTCCAAACCG GAGGACAATGGCGACTCAGTGGTGTACTCCTCTGTCAGGACGTAA
- the LOC140546664 gene encoding CD48 antigen-like: protein MQGRGGAIQRDNRLAEVRRCPESGEGQLFTAGEEAVRLQELEGNTVTIHTGLTGVQSDAHILWFYRSEKADIKIVNSLEFEGKTKTDYNRDRFRDRLQLDRSSGSLTIRNISREDSGVYKLQIITGTSSDWSFRVKVYALVSKPVIRNPTTRPSGGSSQSCSLQCSVENGEDVTLSWYEEKERISSISRSDSSERLHLPLNRTFPNSYTYTCESANPVSYQITQLNIAELCDFNSGRSSSVVLFTSCRSSVHCCGSVEFVVRLGLSAMLVLAILGILLYHFSFRTASNGGLDRKSHH from the exons ATGCAGGGTCGAGGAGGGGCCATACAGAGAGATAATAGATTAGCTGAAGTGAGAAGATGTCCAGAATCTGGTGAAG GTCAGCTGTTCACAGCTGGAGAAGAAGCTGTTAGGCTGCAGGAGCTGGAAGGAAACACTGTAACCATCCATACTGGATTAACTGGAGTTCAGAGTGATGCTCACATACTGTGGTTCTACAGATCTGAGAAAGCAGATATAAAGATAGTGAACAGTCTGGAATTTGAGGGAAAGACTAAAACAGACTATAACAGAGATAGATTCAGAGACAGACTGCAGCTGGACAGAAGCAGTGGATCTTTAACCATCAGAAACATCAGCAGAGAAGATTCTGGAGTTTATAAATTACAGATCATTACTGGAACATCATCTGACTGGAGTTTCAGAGTTAAAGTTTATG CTCTGGTATCAAAACCTGTAATAAGAAATCCAACTACAAGGCCTTCAGGAGGTTCCTCACAGTCATGTTCTCTTCAATGTTCTGTGGAGAACGGGGAGGATGTGACTTTGTCCTGgtatgaagagaaagagagaatctCCAGCATCAGTAGATCAGATTCCAGTGAACGTCTTCATCTTCCTCTGAATAGAACCTTCCCAAACAGCTACACTTACACCTGTGAGTCTGCTAATCCAGTCAGCTACCAAATAACCCAGCTCAACATTGCAGAACTCTGTGATTTTAACTCAGGTAGGTCATCATCTGTAGTACTCTTTACATCTT GCCGGTCCAGTGTCCACTGCTGTGGCTCAGTTGAGTTTGTGGTCCGGTTGGGGCTCTCCGCTATGTTGGTCCTGGCCATTCTTGGCATCCTGCTCTATCACTTCAGCTTCAGGACAGCTTCAAATGGAGGACTGGATAGAAAGAGTCACCACTAG